In one window of Vulpes vulpes isolate BD-2025 chromosome 1, VulVul3, whole genome shotgun sequence DNA:
- the UQCC2 gene encoding ubiquinol-cytochrome c reductase complex assembly factor 2 — protein sequence MAASRYRRFLKLCEEWPVDESKRGRDLGTYLRQRVAQAFREGENTQIAEPEACDQMYESLARLHSNYYKHKYPRPRDTSFSGLSVEEYKLILSTDTLEEFKEMNKGMWQKLQEKFAPRNTEEKQKAWARSLSRPHT from the exons ATGGCGGCCAGCCGCTATCGGCGTTTCCTTAAGCTCTGTGAGGAATGGCCAGTGGACGAGAGCAAACGGGGCCGGGACTTGGGCACTTACCTGCGGCAGCGGGTAGCACAGGCCTTTCGGGAGGGAGAGAACACCCAG attgcAGAACCTGAGGCCTGTGATCAGATGTATGAGAGCTTAGCAAGACTCCATTCAAACTATTACAAACACAAG TACCCTCGCCCCAGAGACACGAGCTTCAGTGGCCTGTCTGTGGAAGAGTACAAGCTGATCCTGTCCACAG ACACTTTGGAAGAGtttaaggaaatgaataaaggaatgtgGCAGAAACTGCAGGAGAAGTTTGCCCCCAGGAATACCGAGGAGAAGCAGAAGGCCTGGGCTCGGTCCTTGTCTCGCCCGCACACCTAA